TTAACATTTCTTTTAAGAAGCGGTCGTGTACCATTAGGACCACTTGATCTTTTCGATATTAAGTATCGGTATCAAAAAGCATTTGAAAGAGGTAATAAAGAGATTAATAATACTGCCTTAATGAAAATGACTAAGCTGACTAGAGGTTACGCTTATGCATTTCAAGACTTGGGATATCATGTTTGGCAACATTCTACTGATCAGGTAACAGATGAAAGTATTGAAAATTCGATCTCATCGTTTAAAAATGATCTGTTTCGTAATGCTTATATCAAGATTATCTCTGAATTATCGCCAGTCGATCGAAAATTTTTATTCATCATGGCTCATAATGATAAAAATGTTGTTAATATAAGTGATATTCGCAAGCAAATGGGAAAAAGTTCTAATTATATTTCGCAATATCGGCAGCGATTAATGGATAGTCAGGTAATCATTGATGCAGGATATGGCAAAGTGGCATTTTCTCTGCCATTCATGAAAGACTTTTTGTTAGAAGCAGAAGAATTATATGAAATTGATAATTAACGAAAAAAGCTGCTAATTAAACTCTTCGCTTTCGTCCACCAAACGTGTAAGCAATAAGCCGAAGTGAATGACAAGATCCAGGTTAACAGCCAGATTCCAAATAAAGTTAAGAATGGATGGTAAATGGCATGGTATTGCATGTTAAGACCGCGCCAAACTAATTGATTCCAGAAGACATTGGATAAATATGCGCGATAAGCATAAGTAGCCAAGAAATGGAATACTTTTAAACTGGTTTGCGAATTTTTTCTAACTTGATGCAGGCAAAAAACTGAAATCAGTGCAATTACTGCTAAACAATAGAGAGTCATTGACGGCTTGTAATATGGTGCATTATTGAAGTTGATTGGATAACCGAACTTGTGCAACTCAACATTAGTCCAAATGAAGCAAGCAATAAATAATATGGTAATTACCCACCAAAACTTAGTGACCAGCTGGTTGTAATAACCACGCAATTGCCATGCTAAGACGCCATACACACCATAGATGAAGAATGAAATAAAAATGCGGTCGAGTAAATACCAATCATGTTCATGCATGCCGTGAAAGACGTTGTAATCATAGAACCAAAGCCAGGCAAAATAGAGTACGAAAGTGATTACTGCAATCCAAATGCCTCGAGTTAGATTGTGTCCTACATAGCGGCTTAATCCCCAGAAGATTGGCATTAAAATAATAAACTGCAACATCATCGTGTTGTACCACAAGTGCGGGGCGGCATTACCATTAATGAATTGCCAACAGAATGAACCAATATTGTTAAAATGATTAACTTGTTGCAACCAGGGCATCCCTAATAGATAAATGAGCGTCCACCAAATAGTAGGTACAAAAAGATTAGACCAATTTGTCTGCATATGTTTTGCATAAGAAAAACTATTTTTTTCATTATTAGTACGGATTGTGGTATACAAAATACCAAAAATAAAGGCTGGAGCCGTATATTTGACTAAATTATAAAAAACGCCAAAAACATCTTGTGTGTGAACCGGTTGTTCTACGTCCATGACCAGCGACATAATTGGCTGTGAGATTACTGCGCTGCAGGCGAATACTTTTAAATAATCGCCAATATCAGCTATTTGATAGCTTTTAAATTGATCTGTTTTCATGAACTTGCTCTCTTCTTTTCCTAATATTATTGTGTCATTTTTTAAAATTAGGCGAAAGGATAATCATGTTAAAATTAGTTTAGCTATTTTGGAAATGGGGTCAAAATGTCAGTAGAAAAGATCACACAAAACGCACTAAAAGCATTGCTTTATGAAGTAGTTACCAATCCTAAGCCAGGTTTAGTGGATCCAGTTGACGTGGGGTCTCATCCTGATATGAATGTGTATTTGTTTATTAATAGCAGTTTGAGTTTAGAAAATTATTTTCGGCAAGCAGCTAAAATTGGAGCAGATTTTACGGGGCAGGATTTGCGGCAAATGTTTGAACAATTGCGTCAAGCTGGCATTGAGGCAGAAAAAGCAATGTTTAAGACAACGCATAATATAAATACCCATAAAGGCGCGATTTTTTCGTTAGGGTTGTTTGGCTGTGCAAGTAGCTATTGTGAAAATAATAATCAAGGTGAATTTGAAGTGATCCAGCAGATGACTAAGGGCTTAGTAAAGCACGATTTAGGCAAGAGGAATAAGACTGCTGGAGAAAAACAATTTTTGCAATATGGTAAAGGCGGAGTTAGAGCAGAAGCAGAAGCTGGTTATCCTTTGGTGAGGGATGTAGCACTGCCATTTTTAGCTCAAACCGAAGGTGATTTGAATGTTCGTTTACTCGATACGTTGATGAAAATAGTTAGTGCGATTGAAGACTCGAATTTAATAAAAAGAGCGGGAAATATTGAGGTTGTTTCTTGGGCACATAATCAAGCAAAAAAATATTTGGCATTAGGTGGCTACGGTACTCAAGCTGGTAAACAGTTTATGTTAGAACTAAATCGGATTTTTAAGGAAAAAAATTATAGCCTTGGTGGCAGTGCAGATTTATTGATTATTACAATTTTTATGGCGTTGCAGCGTGGGATTATTTAACGCAAAAATTGTCTAGTTAAGAACTAGACAGTTTTTTTGCTTTTAGATTTAAAGAGATTTAAAATGAAAAATCCTTTTAATCCGACTTTTGGAGATATACCACAAATTTTTTTAAAAGATAATTCGGACCCGGATTTAAAATTGAAGTGCAACACCAAGTGTTAAACAAAAAGGCCATGAAGACCTAAACTTGAAGTGACGAAAAATCAAGAAAGGAAGATCTTCATGACCAATTCAAATTCTAGCATTTCTAAGCACTATCATCAATTAACCAGCGTACAACGTGGACAAATTCAAGCAATGCTGGATTCCGGCATAACTTCCCGTACTGTTATCGCTCAAGAAGTCGGCTGCCATAAGTCGACAATCAGTCGCGAAATCAAACGCGGAAGCGTCCTGCAAAGAGACAGCAGCTATTTATTGTATGAGCACTATTACGCTGATACTGCACAGCTTTATTATGAGAAGCGTCGCAAAAACTGCTATCAGCGCAATCCATTGAAGCATTATGCTGTCTTTTTGAGAATGCTCTCCAGACGCTTCAAAGCTAAATTTGATGCCACCAGCATCGATGAATTCGTTGGTGAATTCAAAAGGACTATGCCAGGCTACCCTTGTCCCAGCACACCAACTGTCTATCGCTATATTGATCAGGGCTTGCTGGACATAAGCAATATTGATCTGCCTATGAAGCTCAAAAGACGCAGGAACAAGCGTCATCACGGCCAGAGCGGTCATGCTTTGCACAAGAAGAATCTTGGCAATTCCATTGAACAGCGTCCTAAAGAGATTGAAGACAGAAAAACGCCGCTGCACTGGGAAGGAGATCTGGTTAAAGGCGTCAGACGCAAGAATCAGCCTGCTTTAATGACTTTGACCGAAAGAACCACACGCTTTGAAGTAGTTATCAAGATTCCTGACTATCGGGCAAGCACATGCCAAAGGCTGCTTCAAAATGAGATTGACAGACATCCTGCCTGGTTTAAATCGATCACGTTTGACAATGGCTCTGAGTTTGCGGATATGACCAAGATCAAAGGCTGCCAGATCTACTTCGCCCACCCATATTCTCCATGGGAAAGAGGCACCAATGAGAACTGCAATGGACTTCTGCGTCAATTCTTCCCTAAAGGCAAAAGCATGAAAGATAAGTCAGCTGCTTATGTTCAACAGGCAACTGATGCCATTAACCGCAAACATCGTCGAATCCTTCAATATCACACAGCAGAAGAACTCTTCAAGCAATATATTTCCTCATAGCCTAACTGTTGCACTTAATTTGACAATTCAGGAAGATAATTCGGATAATGAAACTAAAAATGTAGATTCAATTTTCTATTTAGGTTTAGATACTGAGTATTGAAAAAGCATTAAGCTATTGCAGATAGCTTAATGCTTTTTTTACTATTTGATTAGATCTCTTATAATCCAAATGCAATTTTGTATAATAATGCACCACAGATTCCACCTGCAATTGGTGCAACCACTGGTACCCAACTGTAATCCCAGTGGGCTGAACCTTTGTGTGGCAAAGGACATAAAGCATAAACAATTCTTGGACCTAGATCTCTAGCTGGATTCAAAGCTGGTCCAGTTGGCCCACCAACTGCCATAACTAAAGCAGTAATTAGGAAACCAACCCCGATGTTAGCAATGTCTTCAGATTGCTTGAAGAACATGCCACGATATAAACCAACTGCGATGAAAAGCAAAATAGCAGTGCCAAAGAATTCGGTAATAAAACCGTTGAACTTACTGTTAGCTGAATCACCAGTCGCAAAACTGGCAAAAACAGCATCATCACTAGTGGTTCTGCCAATGTAAGGCCAGTAGATGGCTACTAAGATTAGTTGTCCCACGATGGCACCAAGCATTTGTACCAAGATGTAAGGCATTACTTGATCCCATGGGAAGACGCCTGAACAAGCCTGAGCTAAGGTAACAGCAGGGTTTAAGTGGTTCCCTGAAATTGAACCAAAGAGCATGGCTGGGAGCATTACCCCAAAC
This is a stretch of genomic DNA from Lactobacillus crispatus. It encodes these proteins:
- a CDS encoding ATP-binding protein; the encoded protein is MTNDLLATLIQSIYQEAANPVKKALNKIDGVKFSAFGFELEVHISNPQSTYQVLLEEMLKVLKKHHQSLLIAIDEVKETPEIVNLASIYQIMVLKKYSISMMMTGLPKNVSELQNNDVLTFLLRSGRVPLGPLDLFDIKYRYQKAFERGNKEINNTALMKMTKLTRGYAYAFQDLGYHVWQHSTDQVTDESIENSISSFKNDLFRNAYIKIISELSPVDRKFLFIMAHNDKNVVNISDIRKQMGKSSNYISQYRQRLMDSQVIIDAGYGKVAFSLPFMKDFLLEAEELYEIDN
- a CDS encoding acyltransferase family protein, producing the protein MKTDQFKSYQIADIGDYLKVFACSAVISQPIMSLVMDVEQPVHTQDVFGVFYNLVKYTAPAFIFGILYTTIRTNNEKNSFSYAKHMQTNWSNLFVPTIWWTLIYLLGMPWLQQVNHFNNIGSFCWQFINGNAAPHLWYNTMMLQFIILMPIFWGLSRYVGHNLTRGIWIAVITFVLYFAWLWFYDYNVFHGMHEHDWYLLDRIFISFFIYGVYGVLAWQLRGYYNQLVTKFWWVITILFIACFIWTNVELHKFGYPINFNNAPYYKPSMTLYCLAVIALISVFCLHQVRKNSQTSLKVFHFLATYAYRAYLSNVFWNQLVWRGLNMQYHAIYHPFLTLFGIWLLTWILSFTSAYCLHVWWTKAKSLISSFFR
- a CDS encoding triphosphoribosyl-dephospho-CoA synthase produces the protein MSVEKITQNALKALLYEVVTNPKPGLVDPVDVGSHPDMNVYLFINSSLSLENYFRQAAKIGADFTGQDLRQMFEQLRQAGIEAEKAMFKTTHNINTHKGAIFSLGLFGCASSYCENNNQGEFEVIQQMTKGLVKHDLGKRNKTAGEKQFLQYGKGGVRAEAEAGYPLVRDVALPFLAQTEGDLNVRLLDTLMKIVSAIEDSNLIKRAGNIEVVSWAHNQAKKYLALGGYGTQAGKQFMLELNRIFKEKNYSLGGSADLLIITIFMALQRGII
- a CDS encoding IS30 family transposase, which encodes MTNSNSSISKHYHQLTSVQRGQIQAMLDSGITSRTVIAQEVGCHKSTISREIKRGSVLQRDSSYLLYEHYYADTAQLYYEKRRKNCYQRNPLKHYAVFLRMLSRRFKAKFDATSIDEFVGEFKRTMPGYPCPSTPTVYRYIDQGLLDISNIDLPMKLKRRRNKRHHGQSGHALHKKNLGNSIEQRPKEIEDRKTPLHWEGDLVKGVRRKNQPALMTLTERTTRFEVVIKIPDYRASTCQRLLQNEIDRHPAWFKSITFDNGSEFADMTKIKGCQIYFAHPYSPWERGTNENCNGLLRQFFPKGKSMKDKSAAYVQQATDAINRKHRRILQYHTAEELFKQYISS
- a CDS encoding MIP/aquaporin family protein; the protein is MEHTWLMKYFAEFFGTIILVVLGNGSVANSVLRDTGGNSRDGQANGGWLLIAFGFGFGVMLPAMLFGSISGNHLNPAVTLAQACSGVFPWDQVMPYILVQMLGAIVGQLILVAIYWPYIGRTTSDDAVFASFATGDSANSKFNGFITEFFGTAILLFIAVGLYRGMFFKQSEDIANIGVGFLITALVMAVGGPTGPALNPARDLGPRIVYALCPLPHKGSAHWDYSWVPVVAPIAGGICGALLYKIAFGL